Proteins found in one Oribacterium sp. oral taxon 102 genomic segment:
- the atpD gene encoding F0F1 ATP synthase subunit beta → MSKHMGKVIQVMGAVLDIRFQEGELPALLSAVEIELNGSTLVAEVAQQIGDEVVRCIAMSSTDGLVRGMDAVDTGSPITVPVGEDCLGRIFNVLGQPVDEKEAPKDAERWAIHRPAPSFEEQTPATEILETGIKVVDLICPYAKGGKIGLFGGAGVGKTVLIQELIHNVATEHGGYSIFTGVGERTREGNDLYGEMAESGVLDKTALVYGQMNEPPGARMRVGLAGLTMAEYFRDVKKQDVLLFIDNIFRFTQAGSEVSALLGRMPSAVGYQPTLATDMGALQERITSTKKGSITSVQAVYVPADDLTDPAPATTFTHLDATTVLSRDIASKGIYPAVDPLDSTSRILTPEIVGEEHYEIARRVQQVLQRYKELQDIIAIMGMDELSDEDKITVFRARKIQNFLSQSFSVAEQFTGLEGKYVPLKETLRGFRMILDGDCDELPESVFLLIGSIDEAFAKAKA, encoded by the coding sequence ATGAGCAAACATATGGGAAAGGTAATACAGGTCATGGGCGCCGTTCTGGATATCCGCTTCCAGGAGGGAGAGCTGCCCGCCCTGCTGAGTGCCGTCGAGATCGAGCTGAACGGCTCGACGCTGGTCGCGGAGGTGGCGCAGCAGATCGGTGATGAGGTGGTTCGCTGTATTGCCATGAGCTCCACGGACGGGCTCGTCAGAGGCATGGACGCCGTGGACACCGGTTCGCCGATTACCGTTCCGGTCGGAGAGGACTGCCTCGGCAGGATCTTCAACGTGCTGGGACAGCCGGTGGACGAGAAGGAAGCGCCGAAGGACGCGGAGAGATGGGCGATTCACAGACCGGCACCGTCCTTTGAGGAGCAGACGCCGGCGACAGAGATCCTCGAGACCGGCATCAAGGTCGTCGATCTGATCTGTCCCTATGCGAAGGGCGGCAAGATCGGACTCTTCGGCGGCGCAGGCGTCGGCAAGACAGTGCTGATTCAGGAGCTGATTCACAATGTCGCGACCGAGCACGGCGGCTATTCTATCTTCACCGGTGTGGGAGAGCGGACGCGTGAGGGAAATGATCTCTACGGCGAGATGGCGGAGAGCGGCGTGCTGGACAAGACGGCGCTGGTCTATGGGCAGATGAACGAGCCGCCCGGGGCGAGGATGAGAGTCGGCCTCGCCGGGCTTACGATGGCGGAGTATTTCCGGGATGTGAAGAAGCAGGACGTGCTGCTCTTTATTGACAATATCTTCCGTTTCACGCAGGCAGGCTCCGAGGTTTCTGCCCTGCTGGGACGTATGCCGTCTGCTGTGGGCTATCAGCCGACGCTGGCGACCGATATGGGCGCGCTGCAGGAGCGGATCACCTCGACGAAGAAGGGCTCTATCACCTCTGTCCAGGCAGTCTATGTGCCGGCAGATGACCTGACGGATCCTGCTCCGGCGACGACCTTCACGCACCTCGACGCGACGACGGTGCTTTCCCGTGATATCGCGAGCAAGGGCATCTACCCGGCGGTGGATCCGCTGGATTCCACCAGCCGTATCCTGACCCCGGAGATCGTCGGGGAGGAGCATTATGAGATCGCGCGCCGCGTACAGCAGGTGCTGCAGCGCTACAAGGAGCTGCAGGATATCATTGCGATCATGGGAATGGACGAGCTCTCCGACGAGGACAAGATCACTGTCTTTCGGGCACGGAAGATCCAGAACTTCCTCTCACAGAGCTTCTCTGTGGCAGAGCAGTTCACGGGACTCGAGGGCAAGTACGTCCCGCTCAAGGAAACGCTCCGCGGCTTCCGCATGATTCTGGACGGGGACTGCGACGAGCTTCCGGAGAGTGTGTTCCTCCTGATCGGCTCCATCGACGAAGCGTTTGCGAAGGCGAAGGCATAA
- the atpG gene encoding ATP synthase F1 subunit gamma has protein sequence MAANMKAVKLRIKSIQNTMQITKAMELVASSKLRRAKERADRCRPYFETLGGTLREISRENADFSSLYTKENAENRWCFVVISGDRGMAGGYNANLFRYLEEQASGKEIRILPIGKKSVEYGRHRGIDFVTECYAVAAEVSISDCYEIAELLCQLYREKQFGHIALCYTEFLSMMNQKPEVSSLLPLSDFSTEKRSGEFRNLILYEPSAEEVFDAIVPEYLTGLLYSAVCESVASELAARRTAMEAATDNAGEMIDKLSLNYNRARQASITQEITEIVAGAEEL, from the coding sequence ATGGCTGCTAATATGAAGGCAGTGAAACTCCGGATCAAAAGCATCCAGAATACCATGCAGATCACCAAGGCGATGGAGCTGGTTGCGTCCTCGAAGCTGAGAAGGGCAAAGGAACGGGCAGACAGATGCAGGCCGTATTTCGAGACGCTCGGAGGGACGCTCCGTGAGATCTCGCGGGAAAATGCAGACTTCAGTTCTTTATATACCAAGGAGAATGCGGAGAACCGCTGGTGCTTCGTCGTCATATCCGGAGACCGCGGCATGGCAGGCGGCTACAATGCGAACCTGTTCCGCTATCTGGAGGAGCAGGCATCAGGCAAGGAGATCCGCATTCTCCCGATCGGCAAGAAGAGCGTCGAATATGGGAGGCACAGAGGGATCGATTTCGTGACGGAATGCTATGCCGTGGCTGCCGAGGTGTCAATATCCGACTGCTATGAGATCGCAGAGCTGCTCTGCCAATTGTACCGGGAGAAGCAGTTCGGGCATATCGCACTCTGCTATACCGAGTTCCTGTCTATGATGAATCAGAAGCCGGAGGTATCCTCGCTGCTGCCGCTCTCGGATTTCAGCACAGAGAAGCGAAGCGGAGAGTTCCGGAACCTGATTCTCTACGAGCCAAGTGCAGAGGAGGTCTTCGACGCCATCGTCCCGGAGTATCTGACAGGGCTTCTGTACAGCGCTGTCTGCGAGTCGGTGGCGAGCGAGCTCGCCGCCCGCCGGACTGCGATGGAGGCGGCGACGGACAATGCCGGAGAAATGATAGATAAATTAAGTCTTAACTACAACAGGGCGCGTCAGGCGAGCATTACGCAGGAGATCACGGAGATCGTTGCCGGCGCGGAGGAGCTGTAG
- the atpA gene encoding F0F1 ATP synthase subunit alpha: MEFKPEKISEVIRSQIKHYQNVIIQNETGAVLTVGDGIARLSGLMNCMSGELLEFEDGTFGMAQNLEETSVSAVLFGSDTGIKEGQTVKRTGRVVSVPVGGKMISRVVNAIGQPIDGAGPIDTTEFRAVESQAPGIIKRQPVKEPLQTGIKAIDSMIPIGRGQRELIIGDRQTGKTTIAVDTIINQKGKDVICIYVAIGQKRSTVTSLVSELREKGAMEYSIVVAATASDPSPLQYIAPYAGCAMGEYFMQQGKHVLIIYDDLSKHAVAYRAISLLIRRPPGREAYPGDVFYLHSRLLERAAKLSDELGGGSLTALPIIETQAGDVSAYIPTNVISITDGQIFLETELFHSGIMPAVNPGISVSRVGGNAQIKAMKKVAGTLKLIYSQYRELQSFAQFGSDLDEDTKKRLAQGERIVEVLKQGKAAPVPVEKQVALIYAVVRDILTEVPVKSIARYEQELYRFLDSDPTGDSVMQEIRESGKLENAAEEKLRSTLLEFTRDFLAEGR; encoded by the coding sequence ATGGAATTTAAACCAGAGAAAATTTCAGAGGTCATTCGAAGCCAGATCAAGCACTACCAGAACGTGATCATTCAGAACGAGACCGGTGCCGTTCTCACGGTAGGAGACGGTATCGCGAGGCTCAGCGGACTGATGAACTGTATGTCCGGAGAGCTGCTCGAGTTCGAGGACGGCACATTCGGTATGGCGCAGAATTTAGAGGAGACCAGCGTTTCTGCCGTGCTCTTCGGTTCTGATACCGGCATCAAGGAGGGACAGACGGTGAAGCGCACCGGACGTGTCGTTTCGGTGCCGGTGGGCGGGAAAATGATCAGCAGAGTTGTGAATGCCATCGGACAGCCGATCGACGGCGCGGGACCGATCGACACGACGGAGTTCCGGGCAGTGGAAAGTCAGGCGCCGGGCATCATTAAGCGGCAGCCGGTGAAGGAGCCGCTGCAGACAGGCATCAAGGCGATCGATTCCATGATCCCGATCGGCAGAGGACAGAGAGAGCTGATTATCGGAGACCGGCAGACCGGAAAGACCACGATCGCAGTGGATACCATCATTAACCAGAAGGGCAAGGATGTGATCTGCATCTATGTTGCGATCGGACAGAAGCGTTCGACCGTGACGAGCCTTGTTTCGGAGCTTCGGGAGAAGGGGGCGATGGAGTATTCCATTGTCGTTGCGGCGACGGCATCCGATCCGAGTCCGCTGCAGTATATTGCGCCGTACGCGGGCTGCGCGATGGGCGAGTATTTCATGCAGCAGGGGAAGCATGTTCTGATCATCTATGATGACCTGTCGAAGCATGCGGTGGCATATCGTGCGATTTCTCTGCTGATCCGCAGACCGCCCGGGCGGGAGGCATATCCGGGAGACGTCTTCTATCTTCATTCCAGATTGCTGGAGAGGGCGGCGAAGCTTTCCGATGAGCTCGGCGGCGGCAGCCTGACGGCGCTTCCAATCATCGAGACGCAGGCAGGCGACGTGTCCGCCTATATCCCGACCAATGTCATTTCGATCACAGACGGGCAGATCTTCCTGGAGACGGAGCTCTTCCACAGCGGCATCATGCCGGCGGTAAACCCGGGCATTTCCGTGTCCCGTGTCGGCGGGAACGCGCAGATCAAGGCGATGAAGAAGGTCGCAGGCACACTGAAGCTGATCTATTCGCAGTACCGTGAGCTGCAGAGCTTCGCGCAGTTCGGCTCCGATCTCGACGAGGATACGAAGAAGCGTCTGGCGCAGGGTGAGCGCATCGTGGAGGTGCTGAAGCAGGGGAAGGCTGCGCCGGTCCCGGTGGAGAAGCAGGTGGCGCTGATTTACGCGGTGGTGCGGGATATCCTGACGGAGGTTCCGGTCAAGTCAATCGCGCGGTATGAGCAGGAGCTCTATCGCTTCCTCGACAGCGACCCGACCGGAGACAGCGTCATGCAGGAGATTCGCGAGAGCGGGAAGCTCGAGAATGCGGCCGAGGAGAAGCTCCGGAGTACGCTTCTGGAGTTCACGAGAGACTTTCTGGCGGAGGGCAGGTGA
- the atpH gene encoding ATP synthase F1 subunit delta, whose protein sequence is MTNAAGLYGKSLYDLARSEDTADDIMEGIRSVEAVFREQEDYLRLLSEPSIPKKERLSLLTEALRESVPEYLLNFLLLLVEKGLILRYRDSFRSFTALYNADKGISVATVCSAVALTEAQRTALIQALKKRTGKEIELRERIDAGVLGGLRVEVDGKTLDGTVESRLGALRKQLSSIKI, encoded by the coding sequence ATGACAAATGCTGCCGGTCTGTACGGGAAGAGTCTATATGATCTGGCGAGGAGTGAGGATACAGCGGACGATATCATGGAGGGGATTCGCTCGGTAGAGGCGGTGTTCCGGGAGCAGGAGGACTATCTGCGCCTGCTTTCCGAGCCCTCGATACCGAAGAAGGAGCGGCTTTCGCTGCTCACGGAGGCGCTCCGGGAGAGCGTGCCGGAATATCTTCTGAACTTCCTCCTGCTTCTCGTGGAGAAGGGGCTGATTCTCCGCTATCGGGACAGCTTCCGAAGCTTCACTGCGCTGTACAATGCCGACAAGGGCATCAGCGTCGCTACGGTTTGCAGTGCGGTTGCCCTGACGGAGGCGCAGAGGACGGCACTCATACAGGCTTTAAAGAAAAGAACAGGAAAAGAAATAGAGCTTCGGGAACGAATCGATGCAGGCGTTCTGGGCGGGCTTCGTGTAGAGGTGGATGGAAAGACCTTGGACGGAACAGTAGAGTCCCGGCTCGGCGCGCTCCGGAAGCAGTTAAGCAGCATAAAAATCTAA
- the atpF gene encoding F0F1 ATP synthase subunit B → MESQALVTIIPWTFIAMILNLFIQMYLIKRFLFKPVHEILAKRQEKTDAELNQARNAREEAEKARTEYESSIRDARGEAGRILEKAEKDAKTRAESITVEAQQYVAALRAKAEEDVRAERQRALNEVKDEIGGLAMDIAGKVVEKEIHEAEHKALIDDFLRRVEEAS, encoded by the coding sequence ATGGAATCACAGGCATTGGTTACAATTATTCCGTGGACCTTTATCGCAATGATTTTGAATCTTTTCATTCAAATGTACCTTATCAAGCGCTTTCTCTTCAAGCCGGTGCATGAGATCCTCGCGAAACGGCAGGAGAAAACAGATGCCGAGCTGAATCAGGCGCGGAACGCGCGGGAAGAAGCGGAGAAGGCAAGGACGGAATACGAGAGCAGTATCCGTGACGCAAGAGGCGAGGCGGGGCGCATTCTCGAGAAAGCGGAGAAGGATGCGAAGACCAGAGCGGAATCCATCACCGTAGAAGCACAGCAGTACGTTGCAGCCCTCAGGGCGAAGGCGGAGGAGGATGTGCGCGCGGAGCGGCAGCGGGCGCTGAATGAGGTCAAGGATGAGATCGGCGGACTCGCGATGGATATCGCCGGAAAGGTTGTGGAGAAGGAGATCCACGAGGCGGAGCACAAGGCGCTGATCGATGATTTCCTGAGACGGGTAGAGGAGGCGTCATGA
- the atpE gene encoding ATP synthase F0 subunit C produces MTEFQFLARGIALAGCGIGAGAALIAGIGPGIGEGNAVAKALEAIGRQPECKGDVTSTMLLGCAIAETTGIYGFVTGLLLIFVAPGMFMNFLA; encoded by the coding sequence ATGACAGAGTTTCAGTTTCTCGCGAGAGGCATCGCACTGGCAGGCTGCGGCATTGGCGCCGGAGCGGCATTGATCGCAGGTATCGGTCCCGGTATCGGAGAGGGCAACGCCGTGGCGAAGGCGCTCGAGGCGATCGGACGGCAGCCGGAGTGCAAGGGCGATGTGACCTCCACCATGCTGCTGGGCTGCGCGATCGCGGAGACCACCGGTATCTACGGCTTCGTGACCGGTCTCCTGCTGATTTTTGTAGCGCCGGGCATGTTCATGAACTTCCTCGCATAA
- a CDS encoding F0F1 ATP synthase subunit A — protein MNFEISGAKVFLRIPTGIPILGDILLSETIVVSWLVMLLITGLCIFLTRNLKVEKIGKRQAVAEMLVESAEKLVRTNTGGNRFDSLIPFVAALFATSVVSNLISLVGLRSPTADLSTEAAWAVVVFVMITANKIKAGGLLGYLKGFTTPIAVMTPFNILSELATPVSMACRHFGNILSGIVINGLIYAALAVASAALLGLLPGAAGRLLSQIPILDVGVPAILSFYFDWFSGVMQAFIFTMLTIMYIANAAE, from the coding sequence ATGAATTTTGAAATATCCGGTGCGAAGGTATTCCTCCGTATTCCGACGGGGATTCCGATTCTCGGCGACATCCTGCTTTCCGAGACCATCGTGGTCAGCTGGCTTGTGATGCTGCTGATCACGGGACTGTGCATCTTCCTGACGCGGAATCTGAAGGTGGAGAAGATCGGGAAGCGGCAGGCGGTCGCCGAAATGCTGGTGGAGAGCGCCGAAAAGCTGGTGCGGACGAATACCGGCGGGAACCGCTTCGATTCCCTGATTCCGTTCGTGGCGGCGCTTTTCGCGACGAGTGTGGTCTCCAATCTGATCAGTCTGGTCGGGCTGCGGAGTCCGACGGCGGATCTCTCGACGGAGGCGGCGTGGGCTGTGGTCGTGTTCGTAATGATTACCGCCAACAAGATCAAGGCGGGGGGGCTTCTCGGATATCTGAAGGGCTTTACGACGCCGATCGCGGTGATGACGCCCTTCAATATCCTTTCGGAGCTGGCGACACCGGTGAGCATGGCATGCCGTCATTTCGGCAATATCCTGTCCGGTATCGTCATCAACGGGCTGATCTATGCCGCGCTCGCGGTAGCATCCGCAGCGCTGCTCGGGCTGCTTCCGGGCGCTGCCGGAAGACTTTTGTCCCAGATCCCGATTCTGGATGTCGGCGTTCCTGCGATCCTCTCCTTTTATTTTGACTGGTTCTCGGGCGTGATGCAGGCGTTTATCTTCACGATGCTGACCATCATGTACATTGCCAATGCGGCGGAATAA
- a CDS encoding ATP synthase subunit I: MKIQESVRKESRNILVFDMLACIVMLAVFFVLHRTMPGRVSFDYRVVLGGVLGSLLASLNFFWMGMSVQGVVGAESRELAYQKMRLSYRNRTMVQLLWLVLCMVLPQIHVVSGILPLLFPGIFIKVRGVLKKN; encoded by the coding sequence ATGAAGATACAGGAGAGCGTCCGGAAGGAAAGCAGGAATATACTGGTGTTCGATATGCTTGCCTGTATTGTCATGCTTGCTGTATTTTTCGTACTGCACCGGACGATGCCGGGGAGAGTTTCGTTTGATTACCGGGTGGTGCTCGGAGGCGTATTGGGAAGCCTGCTCGCGAGCCTGAATTTTTTCTGGATGGGGATGAGCGTGCAGGGCGTCGTCGGTGCGGAGAGCCGGGAGCTCGCCTACCAGAAGATGCGTCTGAGCTATCGGAATCGGACGATGGTGCAGCTTTTATGGCTGGTGCTCTGCATGGTGCTGCCGCAGATCCATGTCGTTTCAGGCATTCTCCCGCTGCTGTTTCCGGGGATTTTCATTAAAGTCAGGGGCGTTCTCAAGAAGAACTGA
- a CDS encoding AtpZ/AtpI family protein has product MKQYSELMKNLSLLSQLGLSLIMPLLLCLFFCYALTKYIGVGQWVYLPGFVFGLGGSFMTAYKFYLSLSRKGKDRKEPFGMNRHR; this is encoded by the coding sequence ATGAAGCAGTATTCGGAGCTGATGAAGAATCTGTCCCTCTTATCGCAGCTGGGGCTGTCCCTGATCATGCCGCTGCTGCTCTGCTTATTTTTTTGCTATGCCCTGACGAAATATATAGGAGTGGGACAGTGGGTGTACCTGCCGGGCTTTGTCTTCGGGCTGGGCGGCTCCTTCATGACTGCCTATAAATTTTACCTTTCCCTGAGCAGAAAGGGAAAGGATCGCAAGGAGCCGTTTGGGATGAATCGCCATCGTTAG
- the ttdB gene encoding L(+)-tartrate dehydratase subunit beta: protein MSVRVENGKKILVTPISREDLGDIHIGDVIYLDGDITTCRDVAHRRVVEEGRKIPVDVRDAAILHAGPIIRPLGEDRYEMVSVGPTTSMRMEKFEYEFVKTTGVRVIVGKGGMKENTARACEEFGAIHCVFPAGNAVVAAVEVEEIVEAEWKDLGMPETLWHCHVKEFGPLIVSIDSYGRNYFEEKKVEYNRRKEEQIAKISSQVGFIK, encoded by the coding sequence ATGTCAGTCAGAGTTGAAAACGGAAAGAAAATTTTGGTTACGCCGATCAGCAGAGAGGATCTTGGGGACATTCACATCGGAGACGTGATCTATCTGGACGGGGATATCACTACCTGCCGCGATGTGGCACACCGAAGAGTAGTGGAGGAGGGGAGAAAAATCCCCGTAGACGTGAGAGATGCGGCGATTCTTCATGCAGGGCCGATCATCCGTCCGCTGGGAGAGGACAGATACGAGATGGTTTCCGTCGGGCCGACAACCTCCATGCGGATGGAGAAGTTCGAGTATGAGTTCGTGAAGACCACCGGTGTGCGGGTGATCGTGGGCAAGGGGGGCATGAAGGAGAATACCGCCCGCGCCTGCGAGGAGTTCGGCGCGATCCACTGCGTATTCCCCGCGGGGAATGCAGTGGTTGCCGCGGTGGAGGTAGAGGAGATCGTAGAGGCGGAATGGAAGGATCTGGGAATGCCGGAGACGCTGTGGCACTGTCATGTGAAGGAGTTCGGCCCGCTGATTGTCTCCATCGACAGCTATGGCAGGAATTACTTCGAGGAGAAGAAGGTAGAATACAATCGGAGGAAAGAGGAACAGATCGCGAAGATCAGCAGTCAGGTCGGCTTCATTAAGTAA
- the ttdA gene encoding L(+)-tartrate dehydratase subunit alpha has protein sequence MSNEKQIQRFTDIMSQFVGFTAKKLPDDVIDKLEELRGREDSPMAKVIYDTMFRNQKLAVELNRPSCQDTGVLQFWVKCGTGFPYMDDLEEALVSAVVQSTKETPLRHNSVETFDEYNTGRNVGKGTPTVWWDIVPHSDQCEIYTYMAGGGCTLPGNATVLMPGEGYEGVTKFVLDRMTSYGLNACPPLLVGVGVGTSVETAAMNSKKALMRRVGSRNPNANAAKMERLLEDGINALGLGPQGMGGKYSVMGVNIENTARHPSAIGVAVNVGCWSHRRGHIVFDRDLHFTVDTHTGFEYKEA, from the coding sequence ATGTCAAACGAAAAACAGATCCAGAGGTTCACCGACATTATGTCGCAGTTCGTCGGCTTCACGGCAAAGAAGCTGCCGGACGACGTCATCGACAAGCTGGAGGAGCTTCGCGGCAGGGAGGACTCGCCGATGGCGAAGGTGATCTATGACACCATGTTCCGGAACCAGAAGCTTGCAGTGGAGCTGAACAGGCCGTCCTGTCAGGACACCGGCGTGCTGCAGTTCTGGGTGAAGTGCGGCACGGGCTTCCCCTATATGGACGATCTGGAGGAGGCGCTGGTTTCGGCGGTGGTGCAGTCCACGAAGGAGACGCCGCTCCGGCACAATTCCGTGGAGACCTTCGATGAGTACAATACAGGGAGAAATGTGGGCAAGGGCACACCCACGGTGTGGTGGGACATCGTGCCGCATTCCGATCAGTGCGAGATCTACACCTATATGGCGGGCGGCGGCTGCACACTGCCTGGAAACGCTACGGTGCTGATGCCCGGCGAGGGCTATGAGGGCGTGACGAAATTCGTTCTGGATCGGATGACCTCTTACGGGCTCAATGCCTGTCCGCCGCTTCTGGTCGGTGTGGGCGTGGGCACCTCCGTGGAAACCGCGGCGATGAATTCCAAGAAGGCACTGATGCGCAGGGTGGGCTCCCGCAATCCCAATGCAAATGCGGCGAAGATGGAGCGCCTCCTGGAGGACGGCATCAATGCGCTGGGACTCGGGCCGCAGGGAATGGGCGGAAAGTATTCCGTTATGGGTGTAAATATCGAAAACACCGCCCGCCATCCTTCCGCGATCGGCGTCGCAGTGAACGTGGGCTGCTGGAGCCATAGGAGGGGACATATTGTCTTCGACAGGGATCTGCATTTCACTGTGGATACTCATACCGGATTCGAGTATAAGGAAGCCTGA
- a CDS encoding SLC13 family permease codes for MSPALITLLFLLFAIVMFVTEKLPLGLTSMIVCIGLIVTGVLDVKTAFSGFIDSNVILFVAMFIVGGALFETGMANEIGGLVTKFSKTEKGLIIAIMAIVGVMSGFLSNTGTAAILIPVVVGIAGKSGFKRSRLLMPLVFAAAMGGNLSLIGAPGNMIGQSVLQEATGESFGFFEYAIIGGPILLLGILFYATFGFRLLPNHDVQEEGSAFEEGRDYSKVPRWKKLLSLLILVITLLGMIFEKRIGVKLAVTGCIGAILLILTGVISEKDALKSIDLKTIFLFGGTLSLASALRDTGAGQMIADTVIGALGANPSPYVLTFVVFIICCVLTNFMSNTATTALMAPICLSIAQGMGADPRAVLMACVIGGSCAYATPIGMPANTMVLGIGGYKFNDYVKSGLPLILIATVVSMILLPIAFPFFPG; via the coding sequence ATGAGTCCTGCTCTTATTACACTTTTGTTCCTGCTTTTCGCCATCGTCATGTTCGTGACGGAGAAGCTTCCTCTGGGGCTAACCTCGATGATCGTCTGCATTGGACTGATCGTAACAGGCGTTCTGGATGTAAAGACCGCCTTTTCCGGCTTCATTGACAGCAATGTGATTCTCTTCGTTGCTATGTTCATCGTGGGAGGTGCTCTCTTCGAGACGGGGATGGCGAATGAAATCGGCGGGCTGGTCACGAAATTTTCCAAGACGGAAAAGGGGCTTATCATCGCCATCATGGCGATCGTCGGCGTGATGAGCGGCTTTCTCTCCAATACGGGGACGGCGGCGATTCTCATTCCGGTGGTAGTGGGAATCGCCGGCAAGTCAGGCTTCAAGCGTTCCCGTCTGCTGATGCCGCTGGTGTTTGCGGCTGCGATGGGCGGAAATCTTTCGCTGATCGGCGCGCCGGGCAATATGATCGGGCAGAGCGTGCTGCAGGAGGCGACCGGGGAGAGCTTTGGTTTCTTCGAATATGCGATCATCGGCGGCCCGATTCTCCTGCTGGGGATCCTCTTCTATGCGACCTTCGGCTTCCGCCTCCTTCCGAACCATGACGTACAGGAGGAGGGAAGTGCATTCGAGGAGGGAAGGGATTACAGCAAGGTTCCGAGGTGGAAGAAGCTGCTCTCGCTCCTGATACTGGTGATTACGCTGCTGGGAATGATTTTCGAGAAGAGAATCGGGGTTAAGCTGGCGGTGACCGGCTGCATCGGCGCAATTCTCCTGATTCTTACCGGCGTTATTTCTGAGAAGGATGCGCTGAAGTCGATCGACCTGAAGACGATCTTCCTATTCGGTGGAACGCTGTCCCTCGCCTCCGCGCTGCGGGATACCGGAGCCGGGCAGATGATCGCAGATACGGTCATCGGGGCACTGGGCGCGAACCCCTCCCCGTATGTGCTGACTTTCGTGGTCTTCATCATCTGCTGCGTTCTGACCAATTTCATGTCCAATACTGCCACGACTGCGCTGATGGCACCGATCTGTCTCTCTATTGCGCAGGGGATGGGGGCGGATCCCAGGGCGGTGCTGATGGCATGTGTGATTGGCGGTTCCTGTGCCTATGCGACTCCGATCGGCATGCCGGCGAATACCATGGTCTTGGGGATCGGCGGATATAAGTTCAACGACTATGTGAAGAGCGGGCTGCCGCTCATCCTCATCGCCACAGTGGTAAGCATGATACTGCTTCCCATCGCGTTCCCCTTCTTCCCCGGCTGA
- a CDS encoding LysR family transcriptional regulator: MTLHQLEYFCSVCRYQSISRAAEELFVSQPTISVSIRDLEKEFHLKLLNHQKNRISITSEGQLFYERAEQLLRESREMHTEFSDLARNRAPLKIGIPPVMSTLFFPRVTRSFQSMHDIPVQLFEYGSVRARAMVDNDRLDLALVNMDFPNIESYHNYEIMRETITYCVSRTHPYFREKAVTMEMLKGEKIILFNTDSVLNRIIHAKYDAAGLRPDVLMYSSQLYTILNMVRGGDCGAFLYASLIINPVDFSAIPLSPASSSRFGIIWKKGGFIPHRLSRFIEFIRGYDMSPYL; this comes from the coding sequence ATGACCCTGCATCAGCTGGAATATTTCTGCTCCGTATGCCGTTACCAGAGCATCTCAAGAGCCGCGGAGGAGCTCTTCGTCTCGCAGCCCACCATCTCCGTCTCGATCCGCGATCTGGAGAAGGAGTTTCACCTGAAGCTGCTGAACCATCAGAAAAACAGGATCTCCATCACCTCGGAGGGGCAGCTCTTCTATGAACGGGCGGAACAGCTCCTCCGGGAGAGCCGGGAAATGCACACGGAGTTCTCCGACCTCGCCCGAAACCGGGCACCTCTGAAAATCGGCATTCCGCCGGTAATGAGTACGCTCTTTTTCCCCCGCGTCACACGAAGCTTCCAGAGCATGCACGATATCCCCGTCCAGCTCTTCGAGTACGGCTCCGTCCGCGCCAGAGCGATGGTGGATAACGACCGGCTGGATCTCGCGCTGGTCAATATGGACTTCCCCAATATAGAAAGCTATCACAACTACGAGATCATGCGGGAGACCATCACCTACTGCGTTTCCAGGACCCACCCCTATTTCCGGGAAAAGGCGGTCACCATGGAGATGCTGAAGGGGGAAAAAATCATTCTCTTCAATACCGATTCCGTGCTGAACCGTATCATTCATGCCAAATACGATGCCGCCGGTCTCCGTCCGGATGTGCTGATGTACAGCAGCCAGCTCTACACCATCCTGAATATGGTACGGGGCGGAGACTGCGGCGCTTTTCTCTACGCCTCGCTGATCATCAATCCTGTCGATTTCTCAGCGATTCCGCTCTCCCCCGCCTCCAGCAGCCGCTTCGGCATCATCTGGAAAAAGGGCGGCTTCATCCCGCACAGGCTGTCCCGCTTCATCGAATTTATCAGGGGCTATGATATGTCTCCCTATCTCTGA